Proteins encoded by one window of Acetivibrio thermocellus ATCC 27405:
- a CDS encoding four helix bundle protein: MSENLLIKDFKTLKVWQKANVLEQEIGELVKGFPSYEQYRLTDQLVRAVRSIGANIAEGNTQLFIKRELFHANAALGSAGEVRNHLLTAHQSGYINKEQYDALDKKLIEIIKMLYGYIKRLKLELGNDSDYSHSKILD; encoded by the coding sequence ATGTCTGAAAATTTACTCATAAAGGATTTTAAGACGCTTAAGGTTTGGCAGAAGGCGAATGTATTGGAACAGGAAATAGGAGAATTGGTTAAAGGGTTTCCGAGTTATGAGCAATATAGGCTTACAGACCAGTTAGTAAGGGCTGTTAGGAGTATAGGAGCAAATATTGCCGAAGGAAACACCCAATTATTTATTAAAAGAGAACTCTTTCATGCAAATGCTGCGTTAGGTAGCGCAGGAGAAGTTAGAAACCATCTTCTTACCGCCCATCAGAGTGGCTATATAAATAAAGAACAATATGATGCTTTAGATAAAAAGTTGATTGAGATTATCAAAATGCTTTATGGTTACATAAAAAGGTTAAAACTGGAATTGGGTAATGATTCAGATTACAGTCATTCTAAAATTCTTGATTAA